The following nucleotide sequence is from Acidovorax radicis.
GCCTGCCCGCGCTGCGTGCGCCCGCTGGAGAAAGGTTTTGATCTGGTGCGCAGTGGCCGCTACATGACCTATCGCTGTGCGCGCCAGCACGGCCGGTTCAGCACGTTTTCGTCATTCATGGTCGAAAAGGGCTTTGTGCGCCACATGACGCGGCCCGAGATCGACGACCTCGCCAAGCGCGTGGGTGCCATCTATTGCACCAGTTGCGGCGCCCCCGTGGACATCCGCAAGGACCACGCCTGCCCCTATTGCCGCGCCGCGTTTTCCCTCATCGACCCCCAGGCCGTGGTGCGCGCCATGGAGGGCTACGCCCAGGCGGGCGCCCGCGCCACGGCCTCTGCGGCGGCGCCTGCATCGCCCATGGACATCGGCGACGCCCTGGTGGCCCTGGAACGCGACCGCACGCGTGCCGAGCGTGAGCGCCAAAAGCGTGCGTTCACCAGCAGCAGCGATGTGGATGACAGCTCGTTCACCGGGGATTTGCTGGCCGCGGGAGTGGCGTTGGTGTGGGCGCTGGTCAAGGACTAGACTTTCAGCGTCTCGCTGGCGGCAAGCCCCGCCAGCGCCTTGACATACCGCAGCACGCGCTGCGGCCATTCACCGCAGACGGCGGTAAACCGTTCAGAATGGCGCGAGGCCTGTGTTTTGGGCCATACCGCATCCCACGCATCCCACGCAACCGTGGCGCCCGCTGCCACTGGAGGAGCGCCCCGTGCCGCAGCCCCCCGCCCGACGCCGTGTCCGACCGCCGCGCAGCCCTGCGCCACCTGCAGGCCCGGCCGGCCGCGCCTCCAGCCTGCTGCAGCGCGCGCAACTGCACCCCGTGCCCAGCACCCTGCTGATCCCGCTGGCCGCGCGCGCCTATGGCGGGCGTTATTTTCCCTGGCTCGATTGCCACGATGCCGTGGCCCAGGCGTTGCTGACCCAGTTGGGCGCCGACGTGAATGCGACCCTGGACGACTTGCCCACGGTGCTCAATGTGCTGTGGCGCACCCGCTCCATCAAGGAGGCGGGGCGGGCCTTTTTTGCCGAGCATCCACACGCGCTGGGCGTTAACCTGGGGTGCGGCCTGGCCCATCACTTTCAATGGTTGGATACGGGTGCCAACCACTGGCTGGACGCCGATCTGCCCGAGGTGATAGCGCTGCGCCAGCAGTTGCTGCCCCTGCGTTGCCCGCGCGCGCGCCAGGCCGAGGTGGACCTGGCGCAGCCGGGCTGGTGGCAGCGGCTGGGGCTGCCTGAGTCGGCCCATGGGCTGCCGGTGCTTCCCGTGCTGCTGGTGTGTGAAGGGGTGCTGATGTACTTGCAGCCCGAGCAGGCGAACGCCGTGCTGGCCGAGTTTGCGCAGTGCGCACCCCCTGGGTCGCGCATGGTGCTGGATGTGATGGCGCGCCATACCGTGGGCTTTGCTGCCCGTTGCCCCAGCATGCGCCCCACGGGCGCGGCGTTTTGCTGGGGCGTGGGCCGCATGGCCGAGCTGGCCGCTGTGCACCCGCGCCTGCAGCTGTTGCGCGAGCAGAGCGCTGCGGAGGGATATGGCTGGGCGGGCATGGCCATGGACACGCTGTGGCGCCCCTGGCTCGGCGCGCCACTGTATGGCCTGGCGACGCTGGGCGTGAAGGATTGAAGCCCCCCTGAGTCGCCTTTGGCGCCTTCGCCCGTAGGGGGACGCCACCCGTGGCCTGGCAAAGCCAGTTCCACGGTGGCACTGGCTTGGGCTGCGCCAGTTGCAGAGTGTGTGCTGCTGAAAAGTCGCTGTCCGTGTGGATGTTGAGGGGCCACTGTCCGAAAGCCCGTAGAGGTTGGCGCTGGCCGCTACACCTTGCGCAGGTCTGCCGTCGGCCCAGGCGCCAGCAACCGCGTCCACGCGGGGGCCTTGCCTGTCAGCTGTCCCACGATGGCGGCCTGCAGCGGCGGCAGGCGCCGGGCTCCCTGCAGCACCAACTGCCGCAGCAGGCGCGGCACCGGGCGGGCGTCGGTGTACAGGCGCACGATGGCATTGGTGCCCTGGTAGATCGGCCAGGCGTGGCGGTGGTGCGCCCGGGCGTACACGGCCAGGGCATCGGTACTGCCGATGTCCTGCCCTTGCTGGCGTGCGCTGACCAGGGCGGCGGTCAACCGCTCCACACCGGCCAGGCCCAGGTTGTAGCCATGCGCCGTGACCGGGTGCATGCCCACGGCGGCATCGCCCAGCAAGGCACAGCGGTGGCCTGAAAAACGCTGTGCATACGTGGCCACCAAAGGGTAGGCGTGGCGCTCGCCTTGCAGTGCCATGGGGCCGAGGCGCCCGTTGAACTGCGCTTGCACCTGGGCGGCGAAGGCCTCGGGGCTCAGCGCCATCAGGGCGGCGGCATCGGCCGTGCCCGCAGTGACCACCACCGAACACAGGGGGTGCCCGTCGGGTGCATCGGGCAGCGGCAGCACGGCCAGCGTGCGTTCGTAGCCAAAACACTCGTGCGCCACGTTGCCATGGGGCAGGGTGTGGCGCATGCGGCTGACAATGACCGTGCGGCCAAAGTCGCTCATCTGTGCACCAATGCCCAGCTGGCGGCGGGTGGCCGAGAAGCGGCTGTCGGCCGCCACCAGCAGCGGGGCGCACAGGCGCTGGGGCTGTGCGGGTGTGGCGGGCACCGCGTCACTTGCCGCGCCCACGGGCAGGTAGTCGAGTTCGGCTTGGGCCCCCTGCGTGGCCACGCGTGTGACCTGGGCGTTGCTGATGATGTGCACGCCGCGGGTGCGCGCCGCCACCTCGTAAGCGGTGCGGCGCAGCGCGAAGTTGGGCACGATAAAACCCAGCGCACCGTGCCCCGTGGTATCCGAGGCACCGGGTGCGCCCGGGGTGTGCAGCTGCAAGGCGCTGTGCAGCCCCACAGGGCCGTCGTGCACCTGCGCTTCGCGGATTTCACCGACCTCGTGGGCGGCAAGGCCCGCCCAGCTGCCCAGCCGCTGCAGGGTGTCTCTGCTGGGGTGGGTCAGGGCAATCTCGCGGCCATCAGGCGCGGGCGCGGCCAGCGCGCTGTCGCTCTGCTGCTCGACCACGGTGGTGGCAAAACCGGCCTGGGCGAGGGAAACGGCCAGCGACAGGCCGGCCGGGCCTGCGCCGACGATGAGGACGTCGCTGTGTGGAGTCATGGCACAAAACAAGGGAAAAGCAGCGGGCCATTGTGGGCGCCTGTGGCGCACAACGGTTTGCCCTGCATCAAGTCGCGGCGCCTGGTTTGCTATGTAATCAATAGCTGCTTGCGCTTATGGATAAAGCGCTGGAGGCCAAAAATGCCCAAATGTGGCCGCAACAGCCCCGAGCGCCGCTGTGCCGACTCAGGCTTTTGCCGTCTTGCGCGGCGTTTTGGTGGCTGATTTCTTTTTGGCCGGACCCGACTTCTTGCCGCGCAGATGCAGCCCCCAGATGACCAGCAGGCACAGGTAGGCCACGGGGATGCTGTACGCCGCAAAAGCCGCCAGCGACAGCGGCGGCGCGGTGATGGAGCGCGGGTTGGCCATCGTCTCCAGCAACTGGCGCGTGCCGGTGCCCAGCGTGGGCGTGGCGTGCTGGCTGCCCGAGCGGGCCATGAGGGCGCCCATGAAGGTGAAGAACTCCATCAGCAGCGCGCCGATCAGAAAACAGGCCAACAGGGCCATCAGGTGCGCAAACGCCCGCCGGTTGCCCTTGGCCAGAAAAACAAGCGCCGACACCAGCCACAGTGCAGGCAACAACAGGGCCAGAACGGGCCAGGCGGACAGGAGCATTTGCATCAGAGCGACGGGCCAGGGGCCCCACAAAAAAATCGACCACAGCGCGCATGCGCGCATTCCCGGCCACGGGGGTGCGCTGGCAGGGCGCAACCACGCTGCCCCGGTGCCACGCCCCCGCCGGGCCGTGGCGCGAAGTATAGGTACCTGCCACACACCTGGCACGTGCCTGCGGACGGGGACTTTTGGCGCGTGCGGTCCGCAGGCCATCTGCCCTGCACATTCCGCATGGCCCGTCGCGTGGCTTGCCATGTCAATTCGGAGACGGCGTGGCGTGGTCAACACCCCAGCGCGCTGGTACGCTGCGTCGCCATGGAGACAAAACAAAACACCCTGCCTTTCATTCCCCAGATCCGCCTGTACCAGAACTGGCTGCGCGACACGCGTGGCCTGCAGTTCGACAGCTACGACGCCCTCTGGCGCTGGTCCACCACCGATCTCGACGCCTTTTGGCAAAGCATCTGGGACTACTTCAAGCTGGAGTCGCCCACCCCCCACACCGCCGTGCTGGCCAAAAACACCATGCCCGGCGCGTTGTGGTTCCCAGGCGCCCAGGTCAACTACGCACGCCAGGCGCTGCGCCATGTGGATGCCGCGCATGCCGCAGGCCTGCCCGCCATCATCAGCCGCAATGAAAAAGGCCACCACCGCGAACTGAGCTGGCCCGAGCTGCGGCGCCAGGTCGCGTCGCTGGCCCTGCACCTCAAGGCCCAGGGCATCCAGCCCGGCGACCGCGTGGCCGCCTACCTGCCCAATGTGCCTGAGGCCATGATCGCTTTCCTGGCCACGGTGAGCATTGGCGGCGTGTGGAGCATCTGCGCGCCCGACATGGGCACCCACGCGGTGCTCGACCGCTTTCGCCAGATCGAGCCCAAGGTGCTGATCGGCGTGGACGGCGTGAGCTACGGCGGGCGCGACCACGACCGCCGCACCGTGCTGGCCGAACTGCGCGAGGCCCTGCCCAGCGTGCAGCACGCGGTGTTGCTGGGTAACCTGGATGCTTCTGTTTCGATAGCTGGTTGGGCAAGTTGGACAAGCGCTACAGCCCGAAATGATGCTGAAAACGCCGCCTTTGAGCCGATGTGGCTGCCGTTTGACCACCCGCTGTGGATCGTCTATTCGAGCGGCACCACAGGGTTGCCCAAGCCCATCGTGCACGGCCACGGCGGCACGGTGCTGGTGGCGCTGCAGCTCAAGGTGCTGCACAACGACATCGGCTGCAGCTACGAGCCCAACAGCTTTGGCGAGCGCTACCACTGGTACAGCTCCACCGGCTGGGTGATGTGGAACGCGCAGCTCAGCGGCCTGTTGTCGGGCACCACCTGCGTGATCTACGACGGCAACCCCGGCAGCAGCAAGGACCACCCGGACTGGGGCGTGCTGTGGCGCTTTGCGGCCGAGACGGGCGTGACCTTTTTCGGCGCGGGCGCGGCGTTTTTTGCCAACTGCATGAAGGCGGGCATCACGCTCAAGGACTATGGCGACCTGAGCCGCATCCGCGCGCTGGGCACCACGGGCTCGCCGCTATCGCCCGAGGTGCAGCAATGGGGCACGGCGCAGTTCGAGGCGCTGGGCACGCATGACATCTGGTGGAACAACATCTCCGGTGGCACCGACTTTTGCGGCGCCTTCATCGGCGGCCACCGCGAGATGCCCCAGGTGCCCGGCGAGATGCAATGCCGCATGCTGGGCGCGGCGGTGGAGTCCTGGAATGCCGAGGGCTTGCCAGTGATGAGCGAGGTGGGCGAGCTGGTCTGCGCGCAGCCCATTCCGTCTATGCCCCTGTACCTGTGGGGCGACAAGGACGGATCACGCTACCTGTCGAGCTACTTCGACATGTACCCCGCAGGCCACGGCCGCCAGCCCGGCGGTGGCGACGGCCCCGCCAGCATGGGCGCGGTGTGGCGCCATGGCGACTGGCTCAAGATCGGCGCCAACGGCGGCTGCGTCATCTACGGCCGCTCTGATGCCACCATCAACCGCCACGGCCTGCGCATGGGTACGAGTGAGATCTACAGCGCGGTCGAATCATTGCCCGAGGTGCTCGACAGCCTGGTGGTGGACCTGGAATACCTGGGCCGCGAAAGCTACATGCCGCTGTTTGTGGTGCTGCGCCCTGGCCACGCGCTGGACGAGACACTGCGCGAGCGCATCAACGCGGCCATCCGCACGGCCCTGAGCCCACGCTTTGTGCCCGACGACATCTTTGCCGTGGCCGAGGTGCCGCGCACCTTGAGCGGCAAGAAGCAGGAGCTGCCGATCAAGAAACTGCTGCTGGGCCAGCCCATCGAGAAGGTGGTGAACAAGGACGCGATGGCCAACCCGGGGTGCCTGGACTGGTATGTGGCGTTTGCAGCCGGTCGCCTGGCAGACGCCCGATAACCTGCGGATCTATGCACTGAGCGGAGGGTGGCGGCCGCCACATCCAGCACTATGATGGTGTTGCCACCCAAGGTCCGCTGCACATGCACCTCGAAACGATTCCCGGCCCCGCTTCAGGCGCGGCCTCCGGCGTGGCTCATGCGGCCGACCTGGCCTTTGCCCTCCCGGGGCTGCAGTTTGCTGGCTGGACGGTGCTGGAGACCCTGCACCAGGGGCCAACGTCCCACGTGGTGCGCTGCGTGCACGCGGATGGCACGCGGGCGGTCATCAAGCTGCTGCGCCGCGAAATTCTGGGGCCCGTCGATGTGGCGCGGCTGCGGCGTGAGTTTGAGCTTTCGCGCCGTGTCAGCCATCCGGGCATCGTGAGCGCCATCGCGCTGGACAGCCATGCAGGCGCTCTGTTCATCGTATTGCCCGATGACGGCGCGATGGCCCTGGACGAGCGCCTGCGCCGCGCTGGCCCGCTGCCCGTGGCGCAGGTGATCGAGATCGCGCTGGCGGTGGTGGATGCGCTGGAGGCGCTGCACATCCACGGCATCCTGCACAAAGACATTGCACCCGCCAACATCGTCATGGAGCCCGAGCAAGGCCTGGTGCGGCTCATCGACTTCGGCATTGCCGCAGACACCGTCTTCGAGCGCGCGCTGGCCCTGGGCAGCCCCGATCCTGAGGGCACGCTCGCCAGCATGGCGCCCGAGCAGTCAGGTCGCCTGGCACGCGACGTGGACTACCGCTGCGATTTCTATGCCTTGGGCGCCACGCTGCAGGAACTGTTGACAGGTGAGCCGCCGTTCGGCCACATCAACGACCCGCTACAGGCCGTGCATGCCCACCTGGCGCTCGCGCCGCATCCGGTGCTGGCCTTGTGCCCCGAGGCGCCCCCTGTGCTGGCGCGACTCATCGCACGCCTGCTGGCCAAGGAGCCGGAGCACCGTTACCAGAGCCATCACGTGCTGCGTCGGGACCTGCGCGCCATCCGCGATGGTTTGCGCGACCCAGCGCTGCAGCAGCAGGTGGTGCTCGCCCAGGGTGATCTGTCGGAGCAATTTCGCCTGTCGGGCCGGCTCTATGGACGCAGCGACGAGGCGAGCCAGCTCCACCAGGCCTTTGAAGCCGCCGCTGGGGGGGCGTCGCGTCTGGTGGCCATTGGCGGCGTGTCGGGCATTGGCAAGACGGCGCTGGTGCAGGACGTGCAGCGCAGCTTGCTGGCGCATCGGGGGCAGATGGTGAGCGGCAAGTTCAACCCCCTGGGGCTGGGTGACCCCTGTGCAGCCTTCGTGCAGGCGCTCGCGCAGCGCATCGAACAGGTCATGGCGCAGCCGCTGCCGCAGCGGTCCCTGTGGCGCGAGCGGATGACGGCCCTGCTGGGGCCCAACGCGGGCGTGGCACAAGCCGTGCTGCCTGCGCTGGTGGAGCTGCTGGGCGGCGTGGCCCCGGTGGACTCAGCGCCCGGCCCCGCCGAGAGCGAGAACCGCTTTGTGCGCACCATGCAGATGTGCTTTGCCGCGTTGGCCAGCGCCCAGGAGCCCGTGGTGGTGTTCATCGACGATCTGCAGTGGTCTGACCGCATTTCACGCCGGCTGCTGCGCGAACTGGTGCTGGACGAGGGCCTGCACCACCTGCTGTTCATCGTCGCCTATCGCTCCAACGAAGTGCCGCCCGACAGCCTGATCGCACGTGATCTGGCCGCGCTGCAGGCCGTGGGCGAACGCCGTGTGGCCCTGTCTGTGGGCCCTCTGGAGGTGCGCGACGTCGCCCAGTGGTTGAGTGACTCCTTGCAGCAGTCCGTGAGCGAAGTGCAGCCGCTTGCGGCAGCCTGTCACTCCAAAACCGGAGGCAACCCGTTCTTTCTGGGGCGCTTTTTGCTGGACCTGCATGCGCGCCAGCACATCTGGCTGGACCGTGCGGCACCGTGCTGGCGCTGGTCCATCGACCACATCCACCGCGAGAAGGTGGCCGAGAACGTGGCCGAGTTCATGCTGGGGCAACTGCGCAGCCTGCCCCAGGCCACGCGCCATGCGCTGGTGCGGGCCGCCTGCATGGGCAGCCGCTTCGAGTTGCGTGCGCTGGCCATGGCGTGCCGTCAGACACCGGCCCAGTTGCTGCAGGCCCTGCGCCCGGCGATGGTGGCTGGACTGGTGCTTCCACGCGATGCGCGCCATCAATGGATGGCGGTGCTCGATGAGAACGAAGGCCGGTCCATCCAGGCGGAATTTGTCTTTGCGCATGACCGTGTTCAGGAAGCGGCCTATGCCCTTGCGCCTGCGGACGAACGCCCCTTGCTGCATCTGGACATCGGTCGGATGCTGCGTGATGCCGTGCCCGATGGCGCCGTGGTGGACTTTCCCATCGTCAACCATCTCAATGCGGGACGCGCCTGGATCGACAATGCCGCAGAACGCGCGCAGCTGGCATGCCTTAACGAGCAGGCGAGCCACCGGGCCGCGGAGGCCGCGTCATTCGATCTGGCTGCCGGGTACGCGTTACAGGCCGTGGAGCTGCGGGGCGAGGCCCAGTGGCAGACCGACGCGCCCGCCGCATTGGCCCTGCGGGTGCATGCTGCACGCATGGCGGCATTGCGTGGCGATGGCGCCACCACCGAGGCGCTGATCGACGCCGCTTTGCACCATGCCACAGGGCTGGGCCCGGTGGCGCAGGCGCGGCTGCTGGACGTGCGCATTGAGTCGTTCTATACATCGGGCCAGCTTCACAAGACGCTGGAGCTGGGCCTGTCGGTGCTGCGGCTGTTGGGCACCGAGCTGCCCCAGGCCGCGACCCCCGACGATGTGGGCCGGCTTATCGCCGGCCTGCGCGAAGAGATCGAAGCCCTGGGCCTGGAGGTGCTGGCCGAGCGTCCACCCATGACCGACGCTCCGTGTCTTCAGCAGATGGCCGTCATGGCCAAGATGACGGCCGCTGCCTACATCGCCCGCCCGGCGCTGCTGCCGCTTCTGACGCTGGTGCAGGTGCGCCTGATGGTGGCCCGCGGCCATGCGCCTGTGGCGCTCTCGGCTTATTCGGTGGCAGGGTTGATGGTGGCCGAGTTCCTGGGCGACTATGCCTTTGGATACCGGCTGGGCCGCATGACCATGGGACTGATCGAACGCTACCACTGGCGCGCGGTGTACGCGCATGCCGGCTTTTCGTTCAACGCCTTCCTGCGCCACTGGATCGAGGGCATCAACCAGGGCCTGCCAGGCTTGCTGGCGGTGCACCACAGTGGCCTGGAAACCGGCAACCTGCGCCACGCGGGCCTGGGCTTGTATGTGCATGGTTACCACTGCCTGCTCGGCGGCATGCCGCTGGCCGACCTGCAAGAACGCCTGGATGGCGACGCCATCACGCTGCAGCGCATTCGGCAGCCCGTGGCGCTCGATTACCTGAACGCCCTGCGCGCGGTGGTGCGGGCGCTGCGGCAGGACCA
It contains:
- a CDS encoding class I SAM-dependent methyltransferase, whose amino-acid sequence is MPQPPARRRVRPPRSPAPPAGPAGRASSLLQRAQLHPVPSTLLIPLAARAYGGRYFPWLDCHDAVAQALLTQLGADVNATLDDLPTVLNVLWRTRSIKEAGRAFFAEHPHALGVNLGCGLAHHFQWLDTGANHWLDADLPEVIALRQQLLPLRCPRARQAEVDLAQPGWWQRLGLPESAHGLPVLPVLLVCEGVLMYLQPEQANAVLAEFAQCAPPGSRMVLDVMARHTVGFAARCPSMRPTGAAFCWGVGRMAELAAVHPRLQLLREQSAAEGYGWAGMAMDTLWRPWLGAPLYGLATLGVKD
- a CDS encoding diguanylate cyclase, producing MHLETIPGPASGAASGVAHAADLAFALPGLQFAGWTVLETLHQGPTSHVVRCVHADGTRAVIKLLRREILGPVDVARLRREFELSRRVSHPGIVSAIALDSHAGALFIVLPDDGAMALDERLRRAGPLPVAQVIEIALAVVDALEALHIHGILHKDIAPANIVMEPEQGLVRLIDFGIAADTVFERALALGSPDPEGTLASMAPEQSGRLARDVDYRCDFYALGATLQELLTGEPPFGHINDPLQAVHAHLALAPHPVLALCPEAPPVLARLIARLLAKEPEHRYQSHHVLRRDLRAIRDGLRDPALQQQVVLAQGDLSEQFRLSGRLYGRSDEASQLHQAFEAAAGGASRLVAIGGVSGIGKTALVQDVQRSLLAHRGQMVSGKFNPLGLGDPCAAFVQALAQRIEQVMAQPLPQRSLWRERMTALLGPNAGVAQAVLPALVELLGGVAPVDSAPGPAESENRFVRTMQMCFAALASAQEPVVVFIDDLQWSDRISRRLLRELVLDEGLHHLLFIVAYRSNEVPPDSLIARDLAALQAVGERRVALSVGPLEVRDVAQWLSDSLQQSVSEVQPLAAACHSKTGGNPFFLGRFLLDLHARQHIWLDRAAPCWRWSIDHIHREKVAENVAEFMLGQLRSLPQATRHALVRAACMGSRFELRALAMACRQTPAQLLQALRPAMVAGLVLPRDARHQWMAVLDENEGRSIQAEFVFAHDRVQEAAYALAPADERPLLHLDIGRMLRDAVPDGAVVDFPIVNHLNAGRAWIDNAAERAQLACLNEQASHRAAEAASFDLAAGYALQAVELRGEAQWQTDAPAALALRVHAARMAALRGDGATTEALIDAALHHATGLGPVAQARLLDVRIESFYTSGQLHKTLELGLSVLRLLGTELPQAATPDDVGRLIAGLREEIEALGLEVLAERPPMTDAPCLQQMAVMAKMTAAAYIARPALLPLLTLVQVRLMVARGHAPVALSAYSVAGLMVAEFLGDYAFGYRLGRMTMGLIERYHWRAVYAHAGFSFNAFLRHWIEGINQGLPGLLAVHHSGLETGNLRHAGLGLYVHGYHCLLGGMPLADLQERLDGDAITLQRIRQPVALDYLNALRAVVRALRQDHWGAEPLEQGIFSAASLERTYNARVDQTGAMFLHAWRCLLAALAGRSAQALASGLKAQPLFAAGRGMVMVPFCVFFTAVAALDEADAGRLPIDQAQRHGEQGSERLDRWARTCADVQPLAHLLHARRATDAGVADAAFGAAHAAALATGNLFLQGLVHWHQARAWYQRGDTPAASNAVAEARALFLRWGGSALAGGLGMLAQPPKPSALGPVVPTAHHGAPATAGAQALDMATLMATVQAVTAEIALDALLARMLEVLRQNAGAGRAAIVLRGPQGEWLLHADGAQLHSPPLALEAAANRLPLEVLRTVLNKGEAVVIDDVCASDAWLRAAYFSARTTRSVLCMPFARMGQVVGALYLDNNAMAGAFSRERIRFLELLLGSVVNAIDNARLYAELRGLADTLEQRVAERTSALAASESRLLSILRNAPVPMTVTRLSSNTFVYVNDRAALESGMGAQTLLGTHPNVIYADPTERERLREQFLRDGVVRDHETSLVVAGGRTLWVLISMVPIEYDGEPCTLTTVVDITERKTMEDALRKAATTDVLTGIANRRHFMDRTEAELARARRHGRPLALAMFDIDHFKRVNDQYGHAVGDEVLRAVARVCVEAMRQHDMVGRVGGEEFALLMPDTGMHSAVALLERLRISLRSLRVPLPAESGAEEVGITASFGVSALQPADTLDALLARADDALYAAKRQGRDQVQVASPPRA
- a CDS encoding zf-TFIIB domain-containing protein, translating into MPLLPPSPSFPSCPSCRQPMQSHSFASNLGDTLDLDICFACQGLWFDRHENLKLTPASVVELFRLMHEHRVDQHQPLGDHMACPRCVRPLEKGFDLVRSGRYMTYRCARQHGRFSTFSSFMVEKGFVRHMTRPEIDDLAKRVGAIYCTSCGAPVDIRKDHACPYCRAAFSLIDPQAVVRAMEGYAQAGARATASAAAPASPMDIGDALVALERDRTRAERERQKRAFTSSSDVDDSSFTGDLLAAGVALVWALVKD
- a CDS encoding acetoacetate--CoA ligase; this translates as METKQNTLPFIPQIRLYQNWLRDTRGLQFDSYDALWRWSTTDLDAFWQSIWDYFKLESPTPHTAVLAKNTMPGALWFPGAQVNYARQALRHVDAAHAAGLPAIISRNEKGHHRELSWPELRRQVASLALHLKAQGIQPGDRVAAYLPNVPEAMIAFLATVSIGGVWSICAPDMGTHAVLDRFRQIEPKVLIGVDGVSYGGRDHDRRTVLAELREALPSVQHAVLLGNLDASVSIAGWASWTSATARNDAENAAFEPMWLPFDHPLWIVYSSGTTGLPKPIVHGHGGTVLVALQLKVLHNDIGCSYEPNSFGERYHWYSSTGWVMWNAQLSGLLSGTTCVIYDGNPGSSKDHPDWGVLWRFAAETGVTFFGAGAAFFANCMKAGITLKDYGDLSRIRALGTTGSPLSPEVQQWGTAQFEALGTHDIWWNNISGGTDFCGAFIGGHREMPQVPGEMQCRMLGAAVESWNAEGLPVMSEVGELVCAQPIPSMPLYLWGDKDGSRYLSSYFDMYPAGHGRQPGGGDGPASMGAVWRHGDWLKIGANGGCVIYGRSDATINRHGLRMGTSEIYSAVESLPEVLDSLVVDLEYLGRESYMPLFVVLRPGHALDETLRERINAAIRTALSPRFVPDDIFAVAEVPRTLSGKKQELPIKKLLLGQPIEKVVNKDAMANPGCLDWYVAFAAGRLADAR
- the ubiM gene encoding 5-demethoxyubiquinol-8 5-hydroxylase UbiM, whose protein sequence is MTPHSDVLIVGAGPAGLSLAVSLAQAGFATTVVEQQSDSALAAPAPDGREIALTHPSRDTLQRLGSWAGLAAHEVGEIREAQVHDGPVGLHSALQLHTPGAPGASDTTGHGALGFIVPNFALRRTAYEVAARTRGVHIISNAQVTRVATQGAQAELDYLPVGAASDAVPATPAQPQRLCAPLLVAADSRFSATRRQLGIGAQMSDFGRTVIVSRMRHTLPHGNVAHECFGYERTLAVLPLPDAPDGHPLCSVVVTAGTADAAALMALSPEAFAAQVQAQFNGRLGPMALQGERHAYPLVATYAQRFSGHRCALLGDAAVGMHPVTAHGYNLGLAGVERLTAALVSARQQGQDIGSTDALAVYARAHHRHAWPIYQGTNAIVRLYTDARPVPRLLRQLVLQGARRLPPLQAAIVGQLTGKAPAWTRLLAPGPTADLRKV